From Methylosinus sp. C49, one genomic window encodes:
- the repB gene encoding plasmid partitioning protein RepB: MNKRRDQLRAMMAPITAPPAQSEDRHTRTPVASGSLKAMGLSLKSLSDDAEEAQALRAQLASGAHVVELDPHLVDPSFIRDRLDDVEGEDFEAFKAGISEAGQQVPILVRPRTDAPGRYQAAYGHRRVAALRSLGRSVRAIVRELSDEELIVAQGKENTDRKDLSFIERALFAARLEERGFTRAALMSALSVQKGNLSTMISLARDLPEELIVAIGAAPKIGRPRWEQLASLANQGDAKWRDIISDPTFPAVPSDTRFERVLNALIRRPEKPPTYVVKASDGKQVARVERGKDQTRLTIDNRLDPDFGAYLVDQLPEIYAAFKRREDA, translated from the coding sequence ATGAATAAGCGTCGCGACCAGCTCAGGGCAATGATGGCACCGATCACTGCGCCGCCCGCCCAGAGCGAAGATCGGCACACCCGTACGCCCGTGGCATCGGGTTCGCTCAAGGCGATGGGGCTGTCGCTGAAAAGCCTGTCGGATGATGCGGAAGAAGCCCAAGCACTTAGGGCTCAGCTCGCATCGGGCGCGCACGTTGTCGAGCTAGACCCGCACCTCGTCGATCCCTCATTCATTCGCGATCGCCTTGATGATGTCGAAGGGGAAGATTTCGAGGCGTTTAAGGCAGGCATCTCGGAAGCCGGGCAACAGGTTCCGATTCTAGTTCGTCCTCGCACGGATGCGCCTGGACGCTATCAAGCCGCATACGGGCATCGACGGGTCGCGGCGCTTCGGTCACTTGGCCGCTCAGTCAGAGCAATCGTGCGAGAACTCAGCGATGAGGAACTCATCGTTGCACAAGGAAAAGAAAACACAGATCGCAAGGACCTATCATTCATCGAGCGAGCGCTCTTTGCAGCTCGTCTTGAAGAACGAGGATTCACGCGAGCGGCGTTGATGTCGGCGCTCTCTGTGCAAAAGGGAAACTTGTCGACGATGATATCGCTCGCAAGAGACCTGCCGGAAGAACTCATCGTCGCGATTGGCGCAGCCCCGAAGATAGGTCGGCCGCGATGGGAGCAGCTGGCATCGCTGGCCAATCAAGGCGATGCAAAATGGCGGGACATCATCTCGGACCCGACTTTCCCAGCAGTACCGAGCGATACTCGGTTCGAGCGCGTCCTGAACGCCCTAATTCGCCGTCCGGAGAAACCGCCGACGTACGTCGTCAAGGCCTCCGACGGGAAACAGGTCGCGCGCGTTGAGCGTGGCAAAGATCAGACCCGACTGACCATCGACAACCGGCTCGATCCGGATTTCGGAGCTTACCTTGTCGATCAGCTGCCAGAAATCTATGCGGCGTTCAAGCGCCGTGAAGACGCGTGA
- the repA gene encoding plasmid partitioning protein RepA: MTEQAQIDPSHRTGKKVRSLTRLIESDAALLSAQLKELRTRAFPPAAQKELRKFTSGEAAKLVGVTDAYIRQLSLAGDVPETEKNARGRRLFTLEQIHEVRRTLARSKPNYLPGRRTGDHLQVIAITNFKGGSGKTTTAAHVSQYFAMRGFRTLAIDLDPQASLSALFGLQPEFDLEENDTLYGAIRYDDQQRPMSDVIRSTYFAGLDIVPGNLELQEFEHDTPRVLAEGRRSSDRMFFSRIATALASVEDRYDIVVLDCPPSLGFLTLSALCAARSVLVTIHPQMLDVASMSQFLHMTSSLLDVVEQAGGDADYDFFRYAITRYEPSDGPQGQIVGLMRSLFGERVLTTPILKSTAIADAGLTKQTLYEIGRENFTRSTYDRAIEALDTVHAEIETLILEAWGRAA, from the coding sequence ATGACAGAACAAGCACAAATCGACCCCAGTCATCGCACCGGAAAGAAGGTGCGCTCGCTGACTCGCTTGATCGAGTCGGATGCCGCCCTGCTGAGCGCGCAGCTGAAGGAACTCCGCACGAGGGCATTCCCCCCCGCGGCACAGAAGGAGCTACGCAAGTTCACGTCAGGGGAAGCGGCTAAACTGGTTGGCGTCACAGACGCGTACATTCGGCAGCTGTCCCTCGCAGGCGACGTTCCCGAAACCGAAAAGAATGCTCGCGGTCGACGCCTCTTCACGCTCGAACAAATACACGAGGTGCGTCGGACGCTCGCGCGCTCAAAGCCAAATTACCTCCCGGGAAGGCGCACCGGCGACCACCTCCAGGTGATAGCCATCACAAACTTCAAGGGCGGATCTGGGAAGACAACGACGGCCGCACATGTTTCGCAGTATTTTGCAATGCGCGGTTTCCGCACCCTTGCGATAGACCTGGACCCCCAGGCATCGTTGTCGGCGTTGTTCGGGCTACAGCCGGAATTCGACCTAGAAGAAAACGACACCCTATACGGCGCGATTCGCTACGACGACCAACAACGTCCTATGAGCGACGTCATCCGCTCGACCTATTTCGCCGGTCTCGACATTGTCCCCGGCAATCTTGAACTACAAGAGTTTGAGCACGATACACCGCGCGTACTCGCGGAGGGTCGTAGAAGCTCGGACCGAATGTTCTTTTCCCGCATAGCGACGGCGCTGGCCTCAGTAGAAGATCGATATGACATCGTCGTCCTCGATTGCCCGCCATCACTCGGTTTCCTGACGCTCTCTGCGCTCTGCGCAGCCAGGAGCGTTCTTGTTACCATTCATCCTCAAATGTTGGACGTCGCATCGATGTCCCAATTCCTACACATGACATCCAGCCTTCTCGATGTCGTTGAGCAGGCCGGCGGGGATGCCGACTACGATTTCTTCCGGTACGCAATCACCCGATATGAGCCATCCGACGGTCCACAGGGCCAGATTGTCGGTCTCATGCGGAGCCTATTCGGAGAGCGTGTACTTACGACCCCGATCCTCAAGTCAACTGCGATCGCAGATGCTGGCCTGACTAAGCAGACCCTCTACGAGATCGGGCGCGAGAACTTTACTCGTAGCACCTATGACCGTGCGATCGAGGCGCTGGACACGGTCCATGCAGAAATCGAGACCCTTATTCTCGAGGCCTGGGGGAGGGCGGCATGA
- a CDS encoding recombinase family protein, translating into MTDSNVKGQLIGYARVSTEDQVTDAQTDVLKAAGCVEIFREHMSGAKASRPELARALARVRRGDVLVVARLDRLARSLSHLLTVIAELDAKGAHFKSLADPIDTTTPQGRFALQVLGAVAELERALIRERTKDGLRAAKKRGRIGGNPKLRAGDRDAIQRIVDAKAANYFERVNRTAEHWLPVVRQMRPDHRWQDVVRVLNAKRDRANGAPLPQWTVERLKRAVKCFVAEGLIEPRLLHQAASRKISSERLVTLVAGIKRANPDLTLVQIGAQLEAMYERTPRGGTRWAPSSVKSLLDRAEKLRLLDTETL; encoded by the coding sequence TGACGGATTCGAACGTCAAGGGCCAGCTGATCGGCTACGCCCGCGTCTCGACCGAGGATCAGGTCACGGACGCGCAGACCGATGTGCTGAAGGCCGCCGGCTGCGTCGAGATTTTTCGCGAGCACATGTCCGGGGCGAAAGCCTCGCGGCCGGAGCTGGCCAGGGCGCTGGCGCGGGTGCGCCGCGGCGACGTGCTGGTCGTCGCGCGGCTCGACCGTCTGGCCCGCTCGCTGTCGCATCTCCTCACCGTGATCGCCGAGCTCGACGCCAAGGGCGCGCATTTCAAGTCGCTCGCCGATCCCATCGACACGACGACGCCGCAGGGCCGGTTCGCCCTGCAGGTTCTCGGCGCCGTGGCGGAATTGGAGCGCGCTTTGATCCGGGAGCGCACCAAGGACGGCCTGCGCGCCGCCAAAAAGCGCGGCCGCATCGGCGGGAATCCAAAACTGCGCGCCGGCGACCGCGACGCCATCCAGCGCATCGTCGACGCCAAGGCGGCGAATTATTTCGAGCGCGTCAACCGAACGGCCGAGCATTGGCTACCGGTCGTCCGGCAAATGCGCCCGGATCACCGCTGGCAGGATGTCGTGCGCGTGCTCAACGCCAAGCGTGATCGCGCCAACGGCGCTCCCCTGCCCCAATGGACCGTCGAGCGCCTGAAGCGCGCGGTCAAATGCTTCGTCGCCGAGGGCTTGATCGAGCCCCGCCTCCTTCATCAAGCCGCCAGCCGAAAAATCAGCAGCGAGCGCCTCGTCACGCTCGTCGCCGGGATCAAACGGGCCAACCCGGATCTGACGCTCGTGCAAATCGGCGCGCAGCTCGAGGCCATGTATGAGCGCACGCCCCGCGGCGGAACGCGCTGGGCGCCCTCCTCCGTCAAAAGCCTGCTCGACCGCGCCGAAAAGCTCCGATTGCTCGACACCGAAACGCTGTGA
- the repC gene encoding plasmid replication protein RepC, with translation MQTRPTTPFGRRPLSLAMVASQTATENFAAKSGASETVVHKWRLFRALTEAKEPLGVTERALSVLHALLSFHQETALSLPGNDSRCEDGAGAGGGIVVFPSNKELSIRAHGMAPATLRRHLACLVDAGLIIRRDSPNGKRFARKGQGGAIEDAFGFDLAPLVARSSEIENLAEEVRAENRAIALLREKITLTRRDIVKMIETGLEEGVSGDWDDAHQRYATLSGRYGRGLSRADLEALAGELAELAAGIHKSLETHIKAQNMSGNESQTERHIQNQTTNFSDLEPSLQEGRADPSEPNLEQARDPIVRAPEVSSQRSQTVDPKPALRAYPLGMVLEACPDIVDYGPSGEISSWRDLAAAAATVRSALGVSPDAWSRALDVLGEHDAAIVIAAILQRGDEIKSAGGYLRVLTEKARAGEFSLGPVLMALLRGKAAKAARERKKTG, from the coding sequence ATGCAGACACGTCCAACGACGCCCTTCGGGCGGCGGCCGTTGTCGCTCGCCATGGTGGCGAGCCAGACCGCGACCGAGAATTTCGCCGCAAAGTCGGGCGCATCCGAAACCGTCGTCCACAAATGGCGGTTATTTCGCGCGCTCACAGAAGCCAAAGAGCCGCTCGGCGTCACCGAGCGCGCGCTATCCGTATTGCACGCGCTGCTGAGCTTTCACCAGGAGACGGCGCTCTCATTGCCAGGGAATGACTCGCGCTGCGAGGACGGGGCTGGAGCCGGCGGCGGCATCGTCGTGTTTCCCTCGAACAAGGAACTCTCGATCCGCGCTCATGGCATGGCGCCGGCGACGCTGCGCCGGCATCTCGCCTGTCTGGTCGACGCCGGACTCATCATTCGCCGCGATTCTCCGAACGGCAAGCGCTTCGCCCGGAAAGGGCAGGGCGGAGCAATAGAGGACGCTTTCGGCTTCGACCTCGCGCCGCTCGTCGCGCGTTCGAGCGAAATCGAGAACCTCGCCGAGGAGGTGCGGGCCGAGAACCGTGCGATCGCGCTGCTGCGCGAAAAGATCACGCTCACGCGGCGGGACATCGTCAAGATGATCGAGACCGGATTGGAGGAGGGCGTTTCGGGCGACTGGGACGACGCGCATCAGCGCTATGCGACGCTTTCGGGGCGCTATGGGCGTGGGCTTTCCCGCGCCGATCTGGAGGCTTTGGCCGGTGAATTGGCCGAGTTGGCGGCCGGGATCCACAAGTCGCTGGAAACGCATATAAAAGCTCAAAATATGAGCGGCAATGAGTCTCAAACTGAGCGTCACATACAGAATCAAACCACAAACTTTTCTGATCTTGAACCTAGCCTTCAAGAAGGCAGGGCCGATCCATCCGAGCCAAATCTCGAACAGGCCAGGGATCCGATCGTTCGAGCGCCGGAAGTATCCTCGCAACGCTCTCAGACTGTCGATCCCAAGCCCGCGCTTCGAGCCTATCCGCTCGGTATGGTGCTGGAGGCCTGTCCAGACATCGTCGATTACGGCCCAAGTGGCGAAATTTCCTCATGGCGAGACTTGGCTGCAGCCGCGGCGACGGTGCGCTCGGCGCTCGGCGTTTCGCCAGACGCCTGGTCGAGGGCCTTGGACGTCTTGGGCGAGCATGACGCCGCGATCGTCATCGCCGCGATCCTGCAACGCGGCGATGAGATCAAGAGCGCCGGCGGCTATCTTCGCGTCCTGACCGAAAAGGCGAGGGCAGGGGAATTCTCGCTCGGGCCGGTGTTGATGGCCCTGCTGCGCGGCAAGGCTGCGAAGGCGGCGCGCGAGCGCAAGAAAACAGGGTGA